One segment of Grus americana isolate bGruAme1 chromosome 23, bGruAme1.mat, whole genome shotgun sequence DNA contains the following:
- the TMEM39B gene encoding transmembrane protein 39B, producing the protein MAGGRRGPNRTSYCRNPLCEPGAAGGSSHSTSSSVTGVRSRTRSGSGTGLSSPPLATQTVVPLRHCKIPELPVERSVLFELQLFFCHLVALFVHYINIYKTVWWYPPSHPPSHTSLNFHLIDFNVLTVTTIVLARRLIGAIVKEASQSGKVSLPRSIFLVITRFAVLTGTGWSLCRSIIHLFRTYSFLNLLFLCYPFGMYIPFLQLNCDFRKTGLFSQVANIGPRETSEVNSRGRDYLTVLKETWKQHTRQMYGMEAMPTHACCLSPDLIRSEVEYLKMDFNWRMKEVLVSSMLSAYYVAFVPVWFVKNTQYYDKRWSCELFLLVSISTSVILMQYLLPARYCDLLHKAAAHLGCWQKVDPALCSNVLQHQWTEECMWPQGVLVKHSKNVYKAVGHYNVAVPSDVSHFRFHFFFSKPLRILNILILLEGAVIFYQLYSLISSEKWHQTISLALILFSNYYAFFKLLRDRLVLGKAYSYSASRDSEQKLN; encoded by the exons ATGGCAGGGGGAAGGCGGGGCCCTAACCGTACCTCCTACTGCCGAAATCCCCTCTGTGAACCGGGGGCCGCTGGCGGCTCCAGCCATTCCACGAGTTCCTCTGTCACGGGTGTGCGCTCACGCACCAG GAGCGGTTCAGGTACAGGCCTTTCCAGCCCACCTTTGGCAACTCAGACAGTCGTCCCTCTCCGGCACTGTAAGATCCCAGAGCTTCCTGTGGAGAGGAGTGTGCTGTTTGAACTTCAGCTCTTCTTCTGTCATCTCGTTGCTCTGTTTGTCCACTACATCAACATCTACAAAACTGTGTGGTGGTACCCACCCTCCCATCCACCTTCACACACGTCATTG AACTTTCATCTTATTGACTTCAACGTGCTGACAGTGACAACAATCGTTCTGGCACGCCGGCTGATCGGTGCTATTGTGAAGGAG GCTTCACAGAGTGGCAAAGTCTCCCTGCCACGTTCTATTTTCCTGGTGATCACTCGGTTTGCTGTTCTCACTGGCACAGGCTGGAGTTTGTGTCGATCGATAATTCACCTTTTCAGAACCTACTCTTTCCTTAATCTCCTGTTCCTGTGTTACCC GTTTGGCATGTACATTCCCTTCCTTCAGCTGAACTGTGACTTTCGGAAGACAGGCCTCTTCTCCCAGGTGGCCAACATTGGTCCCAGAGAGACCAGCGAGGTGAACTCCAGGGGCAGAGACTACCTGACCGTCCTAAAGGAAACCTGGAAGCAGCACACTCGACAGATGTACGGCATGGAGGCCATGCCCACGCACgcctgctgcctctccccagaTCTCATCCGCAGTGAGGTGGAATACCTGAAAATGGACTTTAACTGGCGGATGAAAGAGGTGCTGGTGAGCTCCATGCTCAGTGCCTACTACGTGGCCTTTGTGCCGGTCTGGTTTGTGAAG AACACTCAGTACTATGACAAACGCTGGTCGTGTGAGCTCTTCCTTCTGGTTTCCATCAGCACGTCTGTGATCCTGATGCAGTACCTCTTACCTGCGCGCTACTGTGACCTGCTCCATAAAGCCGCAGCGCACCTGGGCTGCTGGCAGAAGGTCGatccagccctctgctccaaTGTGCTACAGCATCA GTGGACAGAGGAGTGCATGTGGCCGCAGGGAGTGTTGGTGAAACACAGCAAGAACGTGTACAAGGCTGTGGGTCATTACAATGTGGCGGTGCCCTCGGACGTCTCACACTTCCGCTTTCAC TTCTTTTTCAGCAAACCACTGAGAATCCTCAACATCCTGATTCTGCTGGAAGGAGCCGTCATCTTCTACCAGCTTTACTCGCTGATTTCTTCAGAGAAGTGGCACCAGACTATCTCGCTGGCGCTGATCCTCTTCAGCAATTACTACGCCTTCTTCAAGCTGCTGCGTGACCGTCTGGTGCTGGGCAAAGCCTACTCATATTCTGCCAGCAGAGACTCAGAGCAGaagttaaattaa